From a single Gammaproteobacteria bacterium genomic region:
- a CDS encoding PQQ-dependent sugar dehydrogenase yields MRANLQTILLLGCWLCALHVAQAASPLRAPQALGLERVFGTVALRQPLALIEAPFLVSDASRFRGTALPRVWYVVEKSGRVLRLQQLGETVQQTVFADLRKQVDADPSEAGLLGMALDPGFAQTGRVYFSYTRPGSPLTAPLTSVLSRWQSRDGGQSVDPASEQILLQVEQPYRNHNGGHVHFGPDGFLYWGLGDGGAAGDPKGNGQDTRTLLGSLLRLDVSGDGGYRIPPGNPFVKGGGRPEIFAYGLRNPWRWSFDRRSGDLWLADVGQNAWEEINLIQLGGNYGWNLREGAHCYSADCRRDDLLEPVAEYSHAEGCSVTGGYVYRGDAVPALQGVYLFGDYCSGRIWGLFRASNGSYQRQLLLESGLNIASFAEDAAGEVYVIDLGGKIFRFVSSAP; encoded by the coding sequence ATGCGCGCAAATCTTCAAACGATACTGTTGCTGGGGTGCTGGCTGTGCGCGCTGCATGTGGCCCAGGCCGCGTCACCATTGCGCGCACCACAGGCCCTTGGGCTGGAGCGGGTGTTTGGGACGGTGGCCCTGCGACAGCCGCTGGCATTGATCGAGGCACCGTTCCTGGTGTCGGATGCCAGCCGCTTTCGGGGCACCGCCCTGCCGCGGGTCTGGTATGTGGTCGAAAAGTCCGGTCGGGTGCTGCGCCTGCAACAACTGGGGGAGACCGTGCAGCAGACGGTATTTGCCGATCTGCGTAAACAGGTCGATGCCGATCCGAGTGAGGCAGGACTGCTGGGCATGGCTCTCGATCCGGGGTTTGCCCAGACCGGGCGCGTGTATTTTTCCTATACCCGGCCCGGTTCACCGCTGACCGCACCTCTGACTTCAGTATTGTCACGCTGGCAGAGCCGCGACGGCGGACAGAGCGTCGACCCGGCCAGCGAACAGATCCTGTTGCAAGTGGAGCAGCCCTACCGTAATCACAATGGTGGCCATGTCCATTTCGGCCCGGACGGTTTTCTGTATTGGGGCCTGGGCGATGGCGGCGCGGCGGGCGACCCCAAAGGCAACGGACAGGATACCCGTACCCTGCTCGGTTCCCTGTTGCGCCTTGATGTGAGTGGCGACGGTGGCTACCGGATTCCGCCCGGCAATCCGTTTGTGAAAGGCGGTGGCCGACCGGAGATCTTCGCCTATGGCCTGCGCAACCCCTGGCGCTGGAGCTTTGATCGCCGTAGTGGCGACTTATGGTTAGCCGATGTGGGGCAGAACGCCTGGGAGGAGATCAATCTCATCCAGCTCGGCGGCAATTATGGCTGGAATCTGCGGGAAGGCGCGCACTGTTATTCTGCTGACTGTCGGCGCGACGACCTGCTGGAGCCGGTCGCCGAGTATTCCCACGCCGAGGGTTGTTCGGTGACTGGCGGTTATGTGTACCGGGGAGATGCCGTTCCCGCCCTGCAGGGAGTTTATCTTTTCGGGGATTATTGCAGCGGCAGGATCTGGGGCCTGTTTCGTGCCAGCAACGGCAGTTACCAGCGGCAGCTGTTGCTTGAAAGCGGGCTGAACATTGCCTCGTTTGCCGAAGATGCGGCGGGCGAGGTCTATGTGATCGATCTGGGCGGGAAGATTTTCCGCTTCGTGAGTTCCGCTCCGTAG
- a CDS encoding class I SAM-dependent methyltransferase, with amino-acid sequence MAVALTGQESPAEAARLGALAQQLHLPLAENTQTVADPACRFTLSLIADSASVDKALTLSSTQSEFKGGIHIDFVHGRLGHRRRFGGGRGQALARAIGLKHAARPIVVDATAGLGRDAFILASLGAQVTMIERSPVLAALLDDGLRRLEADSALSALVHLRLVHANAIAWLQQQATDPAHRPQVVYLDPMYPHRSKSALVKKEMRALRALVGDDDDAAQLLQAARQCALRRVVVKRPKGAPPLDASRPSGNVQSKNTRYDIYPASPLA; translated from the coding sequence CTGGCCGTCGCCCTGACGGGCCAGGAGAGTCCGGCCGAGGCCGCCCGACTTGGCGCCCTCGCCCAACAGCTGCATCTGCCCCTCGCTGAGAACACCCAGACCGTGGCCGACCCGGCCTGTCGCTTCACCCTGTCGCTGATTGCTGACAGCGCATCGGTCGACAAGGCGCTCACCCTCTCCAGCACCCAGAGCGAGTTCAAGGGCGGTATCCATATCGACTTTGTGCACGGCAGGCTCGGCCATCGACGCCGGTTTGGCGGCGGCCGCGGGCAGGCGCTGGCCAGGGCCATCGGCCTGAAACACGCCGCCCGCCCTATCGTGGTGGATGCCACCGCCGGGCTGGGACGCGATGCCTTCATCCTCGCCAGCCTCGGCGCACAGGTGACGATGATCGAGCGCTCCCCGGTATTGGCGGCACTGCTGGATGACGGCCTCCGGCGGCTGGAGGCCGATAGCGCGCTATCGGCGCTCGTCCACCTGCGGCTGGTGCATGCCAATGCCATCGCGTGGTTACAGCAGCAGGCCACCGACCCCGCCCATCGACCCCAGGTGGTGTACCTCGACCCGATGTACCCGCATCGCAGCAAAAGCGCCCTGGTGAAGAAGGAGATGCGTGCCCTGCGGGCCCTGGTGGGTGACGATGACGATGCCGCACAGCTGTTACAGGCCGCACGACAGTGCGCGCTACGGCGGGTGGTGGTCAAGCGGCCCAAGGGTGCACCCCCGCTGGACGCCAGCCGGCCCAGTGGCAACGTGCAGTCGAAAAACACCCGCTACGATATCTACCCCGCCAGCCCACTCGCCTGA
- a CDS encoding DUF3622 domain-containing protein has translation MTTHKKYDYQITQDGSTWNAEIIRRVTSKRTAVSKSQEGFASEAEARAWGEKELKSFLENLVARNKRDSAQRRQGQPEKAQRPSPYKKSKQD, from the coding sequence ATGACAACACACAAAAAATACGACTACCAGATAACCCAGGATGGCAGCACCTGGAACGCAGAGATCATACGACGCGTCACCTCCAAGAGAACCGCCGTTTCCAAGAGTCAGGAGGGGTTCGCCAGCGAGGCCGAGGCCAGGGCCTGGGGGGAAAAGGAACTGAAGTCATTCCTGGAAAACCTGGTCGCCCGCAACAAACGGGATTCCGCGCAGCGTCGGCAGGGGCAGCCGGAAAAGGCCCAGCGTCCGTCGCCGTACAAGAAATCGAAGCAGGATTAG
- a CDS encoding VF530 family protein, protein MAERQANNPLHGVTLEKIITMLVEHYGWEELGKRIDIRCFNSDPSVKSSLTFLRKTPWARARVEELYVATRQSVWQKKATD, encoded by the coding sequence ATGGCTGAGCGACAGGCAAATAACCCGCTACATGGCGTGACGCTGGAAAAAATCATCACCATGCTAGTGGAACACTATGGCTGGGAAGAGCTGGGGAAACGTATCGATATCCGCTGCTTCAACAGCGATCCATCGGTGAAATCCAGTCTGACGTTTTTGCGCAAGACACCCTGGGCCAGGGCAAGGGTCGAGGAGTTGTATGTGGCCACCCGGCAAAGCGTGTGGCAAAAGAAAGCGACGGATTAA